One part of the Bacillus sp. FJAT-45350 genome encodes these proteins:
- the typA gene encoding translational GTPase TypA has translation MKLREDLRNIAIIAHVDHGKTTLVDQLLKQSGTFQTHEQVEERAMDSNAIEKERGITILAKNTAINYKEKRINILDTPGHADFGGEVERIMKMVDGVLLVVDAYEGCMPQTRFVLKKALEQKLSPIVVVNKIDRDFARPAEVVDEVVDLLIDLGADEDQLDFPVVYASAINGTASMNPEKQDEDMSSLFEMIIDNVPAPVDNHEDPLQFQVTMLDYNDYLGRVGIGRVFRGTMKVGQQVALMKLDGSVKQFRVTKIFGFLGLKRIEIEEAKAGDLIAVSGMEEINVGETVCPVEHQEPLPILRIDEPTLQMTFLVNNSPFAGREGKFVTSRKLDERLKAQLETDVSLRVENTDSPDVWVVSGRGELHLSILIENMRREGYELQVSKPEVIIRLIDGVKSEPVERVQIDVPEEYTGAVMESLGARKGEMINMTNTGSGQVRLDFMVPARGLIGYSTEFLTQTRGYGIINHSFDGYMPMAQGHVGGRRQGVLVSMESGKSSAYGIMQVEDRGVIFVEPGTEIYEGMIVGEHNRDNDITVNITKMKQATNVRSANKDQTVTMKKPRTMTLEEALEYLNEDEFCEVTPESIRLRKKVLNKSEREREEKRRKVAQQ, from the coding sequence ATGAAACTTCGTGAAGATTTAAGAAATATAGCAATCATTGCCCACGTAGACCACGGTAAAACAACATTAGTTGACCAATTGTTAAAGCAGTCTGGAACTTTCCAAACACATGAACAGGTAGAAGAAAGAGCGATGGATTCAAATGCTATTGAAAAAGAAAGAGGTATTACAATCCTTGCTAAAAATACTGCAATTAATTACAAAGAAAAACGTATCAACATTTTAGATACACCTGGACATGCTGATTTTGGTGGAGAAGTTGAGCGTATTATGAAAATGGTAGACGGTGTCCTTTTAGTAGTTGATGCTTATGAAGGGTGTATGCCACAAACTCGATTCGTTCTTAAAAAAGCACTTGAGCAGAAATTAAGCCCAATTGTTGTAGTAAATAAAATCGATAGAGACTTTGCTCGACCTGCAGAGGTTGTAGATGAAGTTGTTGATTTATTAATTGATTTAGGAGCAGATGAAGACCAATTAGACTTCCCAGTTGTTTATGCTTCAGCTATTAATGGTACTGCTAGCATGAATCCTGAGAAGCAAGATGAGGACATGTCTTCATTATTTGAAATGATTATCGATAATGTTCCAGCACCGGTAGATAACCATGAAGATCCATTACAATTCCAAGTAACAATGCTTGATTACAATGATTACTTAGGAAGAGTTGGGATTGGTCGTGTCTTCAGAGGAACGATGAAGGTTGGACAACAGGTTGCTTTAATGAAATTAGATGGTAGTGTTAAGCAATTCCGTGTAACAAAGATTTTTGGTTTCTTAGGTTTAAAGCGTATTGAAATTGAAGAAGCAAAAGCTGGAGACTTAATCGCTGTTTCTGGAATGGAAGAAATTAACGTAGGAGAAACAGTTTGTCCTGTTGAACACCAAGAGCCACTACCAATTCTACGTATAGATGAGCCGACGTTACAAATGACGTTCTTGGTAAATAACAGTCCATTTGCAGGTCGTGAAGGGAAGTTTGTTACTAGTCGTAAGCTTGATGAACGTTTAAAAGCACAGTTAGAAACAGATGTAAGTTTACGTGTTGAGAATACTGACTCACCAGATGTTTGGGTTGTTTCTGGGCGTGGAGAGCTTCACCTTTCCATTTTAATTGAGAATATGCGTCGTGAAGGCTATGAACTACAGGTTTCTAAGCCTGAAGTTATCATCCGTCTTATCGATGGTGTGAAGTCAGAGCCAGTTGAGCGAGTTCAAATTGATGTTCCTGAAGAGTACACAGGTGCAGTTATGGAATCACTTGGAGCTCGTAAAGGTGAAATGATTAACATGACAAACACTGGATCTGGTCAAGTTCGTCTAGACTTCATGGTTCCTGCTCGTGGATTAATTGGATATTCAACAGAATTTTTAACTCAAACTCGTGGATATGGGATTATTAACCACTCATTTGATGGTTATATGCCAATGGCACAAGGTCATGTTGGCGGACGTCGTCAAGGTGTTCTTGTTTCTATGGAGTCAGGTAAATCTTCAGCTTACGGTATTATGCAAGTAGAAGACCGTGGGGTAATTTTCGTAGAGCCTGGTACTGAAATTTATGAAGGTATGATTGTTGGTGAGCATAATCGTGATAATGATATAACGGTTAACATTACAAAAATGAAGCAAGCTACAAACGTACGTTCTGCTAATAAAGATCAAACAGTAACAATGAAAAAACCACGTACAATGACACTAGAAGAAGCGCTTGAGTATTTAAATGAAGACGAGTTCTGTGAAGTAACTCCAGAATCAATTCGTTTACGTAAAAAGGTTTTAAATAAGAGTGAACGTGAAAGAGAAGAAAAGAGAAGAAAAGTAGCACAACAATAA
- a CDS encoding YlaH-like family protein, whose product MEETVDINPSDLSTFAALVNIDQNPVVGFWLLFGIVVLMSIVVYNLGFARKLPLLKQAVIYIMLLIGSIPITIFAIGMPVVESLLVAALVLGIYKYRLAKSQKEQQVGDS is encoded by the coding sequence ATGGAAGAAACAGTAGACATAAACCCTAGTGATTTATCCACGTTTGCAGCCCTTGTAAATATAGACCAAAACCCAGTTGTTGGGTTTTGGCTATTATTTGGTATTGTCGTTCTTATGTCAATTGTCGTTTATAATCTAGGCTTTGCTAGAAAACTTCCTTTATTGAAGCAAGCTGTTATATATATTATGTTACTAATTGGTTCTATACCAATAACTATATTTGCTATTGGTATGCCTGTAGTTGAGTCATTACTAGTAGCTGCTTTAGTACTTGGAATTTATAAATATCGACTAGCGAAAAGTCAAAAAGAGCAGCAAGTTGGGGATTCATAA
- a CDS encoding YlaI family protein gives MRVKCVICDRIDNIDDYNPLAKKLRNRPIHTYTCPECYERITVRTNERKATGNFKLFESKKTENDW, from the coding sequence ATGAGAGTAAAATGTGTAATATGTGATAGAATAGACAACATTGATGATTATAATCCATTAGCTAAAAAGTTAAGAAATAGACCTATTCATACGTATACATGCCCAGAATGCTATGAAAGAATTACTGTACGTACAAACGAAAGAAAGGCTACTGGCAACTTCAAACTATTCGAGAGTAAGAAAACAGAGAATGATTGGTAA
- a CDS encoding pyridoxamine 5'-phosphate oxidase family protein produces MGNQVEQRLTDELLPLLQKERFVTIATVDYETKIPNVNAISWVYAPDNDKVRFAVDNRSRIIENIQASPGVTINLIGNGSTYSISGEAKVVVDKLDEVPLKLALVEISISAVRDVMFYGSKISVEPSYEKTYDAEAAAKLDKQVMEAIKKA; encoded by the coding sequence ATGGGAAATCAAGTAGAACAAAGGTTAACAGATGAACTATTACCTCTTTTACAGAAGGAACGTTTTGTTACAATTGCGACTGTTGATTACGAAACAAAAATACCAAATGTAAATGCAATTTCATGGGTATATGCGCCTGATAACGACAAAGTTAGATTTGCTGTAGATAATCGTTCCAGAATTATTGAAAATATCCAAGCGAGCCCTGGTGTAACGATTAATTTAATCGGAAATGGCTCAACTTACTCTATTTCTGGTGAAGCAAAAGTCGTTGTTGATAAGTTAGATGAAGTTCCGTTAAAGTTAGCACTTGTTGAAATATCAATTAGTGCCGTACGTGATGTAATGTTTTATGGATCGAAAATAAGCGTAGAACCGAGCTATGAAAAAACATATGATGCTGAAGCGGCTGCAAAGCTAGATAAACAAGTAATGGAAGCGATTAAAAAAGCTTAG
- a CDS encoding IS3 family transposase (programmed frameshift): MGKNVYSNEVKWAVVKDKMSGQFTNREIMEKYGVKNVSQIKTWMKWYRENQVHRFDQPIGKQYSYGHGPDNQNDEERKERQMMHLKQENEILKKVFGDRKGVEKEIVLQLVDTLRKKYTVSAILLALNVPRATYYRWASSQSIKLSVEEETIISLCEETKYRYGHRKIKELLKRKYHIKLNRNTVQRIMQKYHLQCRVKQKRKWKSQGESVIVAPNLLQREFYAIKPNQKWVTDITYIQYGPNTLYLSTIMDLFNNQIVAYKIYTHQQIPLVVDTLNEALQKRGNPKGVIIHSDQGTVYTSYAYQNLIKEKNLVSSMSRRGNCWDNAVIESFHSNLKSEEFQYVKFNSLSLEEVKERVDEFMRYYNEERIQEKLGYHTPKEFGNMAA, translated from the exons ATGGGCAAAAACGTATATTCAAATGAAGTGAAATGGGCAGTTGTTAAAGATAAGATGAGTGGGCAATTCACAAATAGAGAAATCATGGAGAAGTATGGAGTTAAAAATGTCTCTCAAATTAAAACATGGATGAAATGGTATCGTGAAAATCAGGTTCATAGATTCGATCAGCCGATAGGCAAACAGTATTCGTATGGTCATGGGCCTGACAATCAAAATGATGAAGAAAGAAAAGAACGACAAATGATGCATTTAAAACAAGAGAATGAAATCTTAA AAAAAGTATTTGGAGATCGAAAAGGAGTTGAAAAAGAAATAGTCCTCCAACTAGTAGATACATTACGCAAAAAATATACTGTTTCAGCCATCTTATTAGCTTTAAATGTTCCAAGAGCTACTTATTACCGCTGGGCTTCTTCACAATCAATCAAATTGTCCGTGGAGGAGGAAACGATTATTTCCCTTTGCGAAGAAACGAAATATCGCTATGGGCATCGTAAAATTAAAGAGCTGTTAAAGCGTAAGTACCATATAAAGTTAAACCGTAATACAGTTCAACGGATCATGCAGAAGTATCACTTGCAATGCAGAGTAAAGCAGAAGAGGAAGTGGAAATCTCAAGGAGAATCTGTGATTGTGGCTCCGAACTTATTACAACGAGAGTTTTATGCAATCAAACCTAACCAAAAATGGGTAACCGATATTACCTACATTCAATATGGTCCAAACACTCTGTATTTATCAACAATAATGGATTTATTTAATAACCAAATCGTCGCTTACAAGATCTATACTCACCAACAAATCCCTTTAGTTGTCGATACATTGAATGAAGCATTACAAAAAAGAGGAAACCCAAAAGGGGTTATCATTCATTCAGATCAAGGAACTGTCTATACTTCCTATGCTTATCAAAACCTAATAAAAGAGAAGAATTTAGTGAGTAGTATGTCACGTAGGGGAAACTGTTGGGACAATGCAGTAATAGAATCTTTTCACTCTAACCTAAAATCAGAGGAATTTCAGTATGTTAAATTTAATTCGTTATCTTTAGAAGAAGTTAAAGAGCGTGTAGACGAATTTATGAGGTATTATAATGAAGAGCGTATCCAAGAGAAGTTAGGCTACCACACACCAAAAGAATTTGGTAATATGGCAGCCTAA
- a CDS encoding PhoH family protein: MRKIYVLDTNVLLQDPLSMYSFEDNEVVLPAVVLEEVDSKKRYMDEIGRNARQFSKMMDSLRGKGKLHEGVEIEETGGTVRVELNHRSFEKMKKSFADMTNDNRIIAVALNLMLEEQEKHNGKEVILVSKDALVRVKADALGITAEDFLSDRVIEFDHVYPGYVEIYVDTDVLNRFYASNEIAISELTKHPFYPHQFIIMKDALGSSSSAVGKVEPDGKKIKPFIMEQDQVWGIKSRNVQQKMAFELLLREDIQLVTLIGKAGTGKTLLSLAAGLLQTEDIGSYKKLLVARPVVPMGKDIGFLPGEKEEKLRPWMQPIYDNLEFLFNTKRPGEIDQILAGIGSIQVEALTYIRGRSIPDQFIIIDEAQNLTKHEIKTILTRVGEGSKIVLMGDPAQIDHPYLDEYNNGLTYVVEKFKDETISGHVKLEKGERSGLAQLAADLL, translated from the coding sequence TTGAGGAAAATATACGTCTTAGATACAAATGTTCTATTACAAGACCCACTATCAATGTATTCTTTTGAGGACAATGAAGTCGTATTACCTGCAGTAGTATTAGAAGAGGTAGATTCAAAAAAACGTTATATGGATGAAATCGGTAGAAACGCAAGGCAATTCTCTAAGATGATGGACAGCCTAAGAGGGAAAGGGAAACTCCATGAAGGAGTCGAGATAGAAGAGACAGGTGGTACCGTACGTGTGGAGCTTAATCATCGCTCCTTTGAAAAAATGAAAAAGTCATTTGCGGATATGACTAACGATAATCGTATTATTGCTGTAGCATTAAATTTAATGCTTGAAGAGCAAGAAAAGCATAATGGTAAAGAAGTCATCCTAGTGAGTAAAGATGCGTTAGTACGAGTGAAAGCTGATGCATTAGGAATTACGGCAGAAGACTTTTTAAGTGATAGAGTTATTGAATTTGACCATGTTTATCCTGGTTATGTAGAAATTTATGTAGATACTGATGTACTAAATCGCTTTTACGCATCAAATGAAATTGCTATATCAGAACTAACTAAGCATCCTTTCTACCCTCATCAATTTATTATTATGAAAGATGCGCTAGGAAGTTCCAGTTCTGCTGTAGGAAAAGTTGAACCAGACGGGAAAAAAATTAAGCCATTTATAATGGAGCAAGATCAAGTATGGGGAATTAAGTCTAGGAATGTACAACAAAAGATGGCATTTGAATTATTATTACGTGAAGATATACAGTTAGTAACTCTCATTGGGAAAGCTGGTACAGGTAAAACATTATTATCCCTAGCTGCAGGTCTTTTGCAAACCGAAGATATCGGTTCGTATAAAAAACTATTAGTAGCACGTCCTGTAGTGCCAATGGGAAAAGATATCGGATTTTTACCTGGGGAAAAGGAAGAGAAGCTTAGACCTTGGATGCAACCTATATATGATAATCTAGAATTTCTATTTAACACAAAAAGACCAGGGGAAATTGACCAAATTTTAGCGGGTATAGGTTCAATTCAAGTTGAAGCCTTGACGTATATTAGAGGTAGAAGTATTCCAGACCAATTTATAATAATTGACGAAGCACAAAATTTAACAAAGCATGAAATCAAAACAATTTTAACGAGAGTTGGAGAAGGAAGTAAAATTGTGTTAATGGGAGATCCTGCTCAAATAGACCACCCTTATTTAGACGAATACAACAATGGGCTAACATACGTTGTTGAAAAGTTTAAAGACGAGACTATAAGTGGACATGTCAAGTTAGAAAAAGGGGAGCGTTCAGGTCTTGCGCAGTTAGCTGCGGATTTATTATAA
- the glsA gene encoding glutaminase A has product MECVQAEELVKMVEEARHYTINGKVADYIPALKEANKDALAVAVYTGEGECLYAGNIGETFTLQSISKVLSLVLALMDHGEDYVFSRVGKEPTGDPFNSIAKLETSVPSKPLNPMINAGALAVTNMIMGENNEKKINRLLALIHQLTGNDSITYNNYVAKSEYETADLNRSLAYFMRQHDVIKGSIEELLDLYTKQCAIEVNCNDLAKIGYVLANEGKDPKTKKQIIPNEIARIVKTFMVTCGMYNASGEFAINVGIPAKSGVSGGILGAVPNGIGIGVYGPSLDDRGNSTGGLRLIELLSAKYNLSIF; this is encoded by the coding sequence ATGGAATGTGTGCAAGCGGAAGAATTAGTTAAAATGGTAGAAGAAGCTAGGCATTACACGATTAATGGTAAAGTGGCGGACTATATCCCTGCATTAAAAGAAGCAAACAAGGATGCACTAGCAGTTGCAGTCTATACAGGAGAAGGGGAGTGCTTGTATGCGGGGAATATAGGTGAAACGTTCACATTACAGAGCATTTCGAAAGTACTTTCACTAGTATTAGCTTTAATGGATCATGGAGAGGACTATGTTTTTTCTAGAGTGGGAAAAGAACCAACAGGAGATCCTTTTAATTCAATAGCAAAGTTAGAAACAAGTGTACCTTCTAAGCCTCTAAATCCAATGATTAATGCTGGAGCACTTGCAGTGACAAACATGATAATGGGTGAAAATAATGAAAAAAAGATTAACCGGTTACTGGCCTTGATACATCAGCTAACAGGGAATGACTCAATTACTTATAATAATTATGTTGCTAAATCTGAATATGAAACTGCCGACTTAAACAGGTCATTGGCGTATTTTATGAGACAGCATGATGTAATAAAAGGTAGTATTGAGGAACTGCTCGATTTATACACAAAACAATGTGCAATTGAAGTGAATTGTAATGATTTAGCTAAAATAGGCTATGTATTGGCAAATGAAGGAAAGGACCCAAAAACAAAAAAGCAAATAATCCCTAATGAAATTGCAAGAATAGTGAAAACCTTTATGGTTACTTGTGGGATGTATAATGCATCTGGGGAATTTGCTATAAATGTAGGGATACCAGCAAAAAGTGGAGTTTCTGGTGGAATACTTGGAGCTGTACCAAATGGAATTGGAATAGGGGTTTATGGTCCTTCACTCGATGATAGGGGGAACAGTACGGGTGGTTTAAGGCTAATAGAATTATTATCAGCTAAATATAACTTAAGTATCTTCTAG
- a CDS encoding YlaN family protein: protein MTGHREKAYALLKADAEKIQKLIEVQMGNLTMPQCPLYEEVLDTQMFGLSREIDFAIRLELVGEDTGKQLLSELERKLAALHDASTKR from the coding sequence ATGACAGGACATAGAGAAAAAGCCTATGCCCTTCTTAAAGCAGATGCTGAAAAGATACAAAAGCTAATTGAGGTACAGATGGGAAACTTAACAATGCCTCAATGTCCATTGTATGAAGAAGTGTTAGATACTCAGATGTTTGGTCTTTCAAGAGAGATTGATTTTGCCATACGTTTAGAGTTAGTTGGTGAAGATACAGGTAAGCAATTACTAAGTGAGTTAGAAAGAAAGCTAGCTGCACTACATGATGCATCAACAAAGAGATAA